The Plasmodium vinckei vinckei genome assembly, chromosome: PVVCY_14 genome window below encodes:
- a CDS encoding mitochondrial carrier protein, putative translates to MGLKNEDANFVSNLIGKYKNIYTNQKDETCKMTNTKENNINESQSVNEIKKRTLNFMVSSSIILCILHPLDTIKTRKQIYKIYKNSYPYYYNNKYNLFYILKNEKIESLYRGLVASLITTGVSHGVFRFIYDTLNYRVFHDSDKEKKAYTKDERFLDTKNVNDQEKGTNRPDTNSMKNGNNVELIEDNKVTKNVSANYNSNDAISKTNKNMNYYILTSCVSSIIGVFFLHPIWLIKTKIECTINLNYKNLNYKDKITNKRYQIYGPKNKSYFSRIIGHAIKLLNASNNTKGHANFPKNSKKVRYIISNNGSNNGNFFRLYKNNFIYNKSIKARSKYNSLSYINKNVISTPFSNYSKIKKYILHNYILYKHHPISLTEKRQQMVSNMITNLRKRFYKRYILYSKIPVNNNTILRIFKREECKNSLSSIYVYKNYFQFIYSIYKKEKLTSFYKGFFASLLLTPHVAIQFFTYEYLMQCINAEYIHNLFKGRYLSIEENTVSKILPFIYGVISKYISVVITYPLYTIKMRQQVQMKNFGFLNVVLNIYKTEGVKAYYTGITTHLLRNCLQNGSLFFIFEYLNNEKS, encoded by the coding sequence atgggattaaaaaatgaagatgcTAATTTTGTGAGTAACTTAattggaaaatataaaaatatatatactaacCAAAAAGATGAAACGTGCAAAATGACAAATACTAAGGAAAATAACATTAATGAATCACAATCAGTCAATGAGATAAAAAAGAGAACGCTAAATTTTATGGTTTCCTCttctataattttatgcatattacaTCCGTTAGATACTATAAAAACACGAaagcaaatatataaaatatataaaaattcttacccatattattataataataaatataatttattttatatattaaaaaatgaaaaaatagaaagtTTATATCGTGGTTTAGTAGCTAGCTTAATTACTACCGGTGTTTCTCATGGGGTGTTTCGATTTATTTATGATACACTAAACTACCGTGTTTTTCACGATTCagataaagaaaagaaagCTTATACAAAAGATGAGAGATTTTTggatacaaaaaatgttaatgaTCAAGAAAAAGGCACAAATAGACCAGATACAAATAGTATGAAGAACGGAAATAATGTTGAATTAATAGAAGATAATAAGGTGACGAAAAATGTAAGCGCCAATTATAATAGTAATGATGCAATAAGTAagacaaataaaaacatgaaTTATTACATTCTTACAAGTTGCGTAAGTTCAATAATTGGTGTTTTCTTTCTTCACCCAATATGGCTAATAAAAACTAAAATCGAATGcacaataaatttaaattataaaaatttaaattataaagataaaattacaaataaaagatatcaaatatatggacccaaaaataaatcatatttttcaagGATTATTGGGCACGCGATTAAACTGTTAAATGCTTCTAATAATACGAAAGGGCATGCAAATTTTCCAAAAAACAGTAAAAAAGTGAGATACATTATAAGTAATAATGGAAGTAACAATGGGAATTTCTTCAGGTtgtacaaaaataattttatatataataaaagtatCAAAGCTAgatcaaaatataattcactttcttatattaataaaaatgtgataAGTACAcctttttcaaattatagtaaaataaaaaaatatattctgcataattacattttataCAAACATCATCCTATATCACTCACAGAAAAGAGACAACAAATGGTTAGTAATATGATCACCAATTTACGAAAAAGgttttataaaagatacatattatattcaaaaataccagttaataataatacaatattgagaatatttaaaagagAGGAATGCAAAAATTCTTTGAGCtctatttatgtatataaaaattatttccaatttatatatagtatatataaaaaagaaaaattgaCATCATTTTATAAAGGATTTTTTgcttctttattattaacacCACATGTAGCtattcaattttttacttatgaatatttaatgCAATGTATCAACGCcgaatatatacataactTATTTAAAGGCAGATATCTTAGTATTGAAGAAAATACAGTATCCAAAATTTTaccatttatatatggtgttatatcaaaatatatttctgtTGTTATTACATATCCTTTATATACGATAAAAATGAGACAACAAGtacaaatgaaaaattttggatttttaaatgtagtacttaatatttataaaacagAAGGTGTTAAAGCTTATTACACAGGAATTACCACACATTTGTTAAGGAACTGTTTACAAAACGGatcccttttttttatttttgagtatttaaataatgaaaagtCATga